The following coding sequences lie in one Arachis stenosperma cultivar V10309 chromosome 5, arast.V10309.gnm1.PFL2, whole genome shotgun sequence genomic window:
- the LOC130979202 gene encoding protein REDOX 2-like, producing MAEKKVPDVLLNTGHKMPVLGMGTSVENRPSNETLASIFVDAIEAGYRHFDSAAVYGTEEAIGLAVKKAIDKGLIKSRDDIFITSKPWNTHAHHDLILPALKASLKKLGTEYVDLYLIHWPVRLRHDLENPVVFSKEDILPFDIEGTWKAMEECYKLGLAKSIGICNYGIKKLTKLLEIATIPPAVHQVEMNPSWQQWKLREFCKEKGIHVSAWSALGAYNIFWGSGAVMENPILKDIAAAKGKNVAQVALRWTYQQGSSAMVKSFNKERMKQNIDIFDFELSEEDLEKIKHVPQRRQYTGDMWLSEHGSYNTLEELWDGDV from the exons aTGGCTGAAAAGAAAGTCCCGGATGTGTTGCTGAACACAGGTCACAAAATGCCAGTTCTGGGCATGGGAACTTCGGTGGAGAATCGTCCTTCAAATGAAACACTTGCATCAATCTTTGTTGATGCCATTGAAGCCGGTTACCGCCATTTCGACAGCGCCGCCGTGTATGGAACAGAGGAAGCCATTGGCTTGGCTGTCAAGAAAGCCATCGACAAAGGACTCATCAAGAGCAGAGATGACATTTTCATCACTTCAAAGCCATGGAACACTCATGCTCACCATGATCTTATTCTTCCTGCTCTCAAGGCCTCACTAAA AAAGCTGGGAACAGAGTATGTGGATCTTTATTTGATACATTGGCCAGTGAGGCTTAGACATGACCTTGAAAACCCAGTAGTGTTTTCCAAAGAAGATATTCTCCCATTTGACATAGAAGGGACATGGAAAGCAATGGAAGAGTGTTACAAATTGGGCTTAGCAAAGTCCATTGGGATATGCAATTATGGTATCAAGAAACTCACCAAATTGCTTGAAATAGCTACAATCCCCCCTGCAGTTCATCAG GTGGAAATGAACCCATCTTGGCAGCAATGGAAATTGAGGGAGTTTTGCAAGGAGAAAGGAATTCATGTTAGTGCTTGGTCAGCACTTGGAGCTTATAACATATTTTGGGGTTCAGGAGCAGTCATGGAGAATCCAATCCTTAAAGACATAGCAGCTGCCAAAGGGAAGAATGTAGCTCAG GTAGCACTTAGGTGGACATACCAACAAGGTTCAAGTGCAATGGTGAAGAGCTTCAACAAAGAGAGGATGAAACAGAACATTGACATATTTGATTTTGAGCTGAGTGAGGAAGATTTAGAGAAGATCAAGCATGTTCCACAGCGAAGGCAATACACTGGGGACATGTGGCTCTCTGAGCATGGTTCTTACAACACATTGGAAGAACTTTGGGATGGTGATGTTTGA
- the LOC130982276 gene encoding methylecgonone reductase-like — MEAKKKIPEVILNSGEKMPAIGYGTAVIPLPATESLPPTYVDAFEAGYTHFDTAALYGTEVPLGQALAKALELGIVNHRDEVFITSKLWCNNAHHDLVLPALKTTLKNLGLEYVDLYLIHMPVRLKPKVDGVLEVRKDDLLPFDIEGTWEAMEECQRLGLAKSIGVSNFGIKKLTHLLENATIPPAVNQVEMSPTWQQGKLREFCKQKGIHVSAWSPLGAYREFYGINSVMDNPILKDIANSRHKSVPQIALRWIHEQGVTPIVRSFNKERMRQNLEIFDWELSKEESEKISQIPQCRMFKGEAFVSENGPYKSVEELWDGDP; from the exons ATGGAAGCAAAGAAGAAGATCCCAGAAGTGATTCTAAACTCAGGGGAGAAGATGCCAGCGATAGGGTATGGAACTGCAGTGATTCCTCTTCCAGCAACAGAGTCTCTTCCCCCAACATATGTTGATGCCTTTGAAGCTGGATACACACACTTCGACACTGCTGCTTTGTATGGAACTGAGGTCCCTCTAGGCCAGGCTTTGGCCAAGGCTTTAGAGCTAGGAATCGTAAACCACCGCGACGAAGTGTTCATCACTTCCAAGCTATGGTGCAACAATGCTCACCATGACCTTGTTCTTCCAGCTCTAAAGACCACACTTAA GAACTTGGGGCTGGAGTATGTAGATCTCTACTTGATTCATATGCCAGTGAGGTTGAAACCTAAAGTTGATGGagttcttgaagtaagaaaggATGATTTGCTTCCCTTTGACATAGAAGGAACATGGGAAGCCATGGAAGAGTGTCAAAGATTAGGCTTAGCCAAATCTATTGGTGTAAGCAACTTTGGCATTAAAAAACTCACACACCTCTTAGAAAACGCAACTATTCCTCCAGCTGTCAACCAG GTGGAAATGAGCCCAACATGGCAGCAGGGGAAGCTTAGAGAATTTTGCAAGCAGAAAGGAATCCATGTGAGTGCATGGTCACCATTAGGAGCTTACAGAGAATTCTATGGTATAAATTCCGTTATGGACAATCCAATCCTTAAGGACATAGCCAATTCAAGACACAAGAGTGTGCCTCAG ATAGCACTAAGATGGATACATGAGCAAGGGGTAACCCCCATTGTGAGAAGCTTCAACAAGGAGAGGATGAGACAAAACCTTGAAATATTTGACTGGGAATTAAGCAAAGAAGAATCAGAAAAAATAAGCCAGATTCCACAGTGTAGGATGTT
- the LOC130979742 gene encoding methylecgonone reductase-like yields MEFKKVPEVMLNSGKKMPIMGLGTATSPLPPNEELASILVEAIGVGYRHFDTAAIYGTEEAVGKAVSKALEVGLIRERDDVFITSKLWNTHAHHDLLLPALKTTLQKLRLEYVDMYLIHWPVRLRQDVEGFNFTGEDVIPFDIRGTWEAMEECYRLGLAKSIGVSNFGIKKLTQLLENATIPPAVNQVEMNPSWQQGKLREFCKQNGIHVSAWSPLGAYKVFWGSTAVMENPILLEIAEARNKSVAQIALRWICEEGASAIVKSFNKERMRENLDIFEWELSQEESDKISKIPQSRLYKAEFFVSQNGVYKSLEELWDGDP; encoded by the exons ATGGAATTCAAGAAAGTACCTGAAGTGATGTTAAATTCAGGGAAGAAGATGCCAATTATGGGGCTTGGAACTGCAACAAGTCCTCTTCCACCCAATGAAGAACTCGCTTCAATTTTGGTTGAAGCCATTGGAGTTGGTTACAGGCATTTTGACACTGCAGCAATATATGGCACAGAAGAGGCTGTAGGGAAAGCTGTGTCGAAGGCATTAGAGGTAGGTCTAATAAGAGAGCGTGATGATGTTTTCATTACTTCAAAGCTATGGAACACTCATGCTCATCATGATCTTCTTCTTCCAGCCCTCAAAACAACACTCCA AAAGCTGAGGTTGGAGTATGTGGATATGTATTTGATTCATTGGCCAGTGAGGTTAAGACAAGATGTTGAAGGCTTCAACTTTACTGGTGAAGATGTGATACCATTTGACATAAGAGGAACATGGGAAGCCATGGAAGAATGTTATAGATTGGGATTAGCCAAGTCTATTGGTGTTAGCAACTTTGGCATAAAAAAGCTCACACAACTCTTGGAAAATGCCACTATTCCTCCAGCTGTTAATCAG GTTGAAATGAACCCATCATGGCAACAAGGGAAGCTAAGAGAATTCTGCAAACAAAATGGGATCCATGTGAGTGCATGGTCACCACTTGGAGCATACAAAGTGTTTTGGGGTTCAACTGCAGTCATGGAGAACCCAATTCTTCTGGAAATTGCTGAAGCTAGAAACAAGAGTGTGGCACAG ATAGCTCTGAGATGGATATGTGAAGAAGGAGCAAGTGCCATTGTGAAGAGTTTCAACAAGGAGAGGATGAGAGAGAACCTTGACATATTTGAATGGGAACTGAGCCAAGAGGAATCAGACAAGATCAGCAAGATTCCACAGAGCCGGCTCTATAAGGCAGAATTTTTTGTATCTCAGAACGGTGTTTACAAGTCCTTGGAAGAGCTTTGGGATGGGGACCCTTAA